The following are encoded in a window of Nocardioides houyundeii genomic DNA:
- a CDS encoding isoprenyl transferase has protein sequence MGKWKDAVRRVLYPAYESRVAKFLPPDRVPKHVGVLLDGNRRWARAVGAEIAQGHQAGADNIDPFLGWCEELGVEVVTLWLLSTDNLNRPTDQLEELLTVIEGAVESLAATGRWRIHPVGALDLLPATTAAKLKAAEDATREVKGLLVNVAVGYGGRREIADAVRSLLQEQAAAGVTLEELAETIDVEHIAEHLYTKGQPDPDLVIRTSGEQRLSGFLLWQSANSEFYFCEALWPDFRRVDFLRALRAYAERERRFGS, from the coding sequence GTGGGAAAGTGGAAGGACGCCGTGCGCCGGGTGCTGTACCCGGCGTACGAGTCGCGGGTCGCGAAGTTCCTCCCGCCGGACCGGGTCCCCAAGCACGTGGGGGTGCTCCTCGACGGCAACCGGCGCTGGGCGCGCGCCGTGGGGGCCGAGATCGCCCAGGGGCACCAGGCGGGCGCCGACAACATCGACCCCTTCCTCGGGTGGTGCGAGGAGCTCGGCGTCGAGGTCGTCACCCTCTGGCTGCTCTCCACCGACAACCTCAACCGTCCCACCGACCAGCTCGAGGAGCTGCTTACGGTGATCGAGGGTGCGGTGGAGTCCCTGGCCGCCACCGGTCGCTGGCGGATCCATCCGGTCGGCGCCCTGGACCTGCTGCCGGCCACCACCGCGGCCAAGCTGAAGGCCGCCGAGGACGCCACCCGGGAGGTCAAGGGCCTGCTGGTCAACGTCGCCGTCGGGTACGGCGGCCGCCGGGAGATCGCGGACGCCGTGCGCTCCCTGCTCCAGGAGCAGGCCGCCGCCGGGGTCACCCTGGAGGAGCTGGCCGAGACCATCGACGTGGAGCACATCGCCGAGCACCTCTACACCAAGGGGCAGCCGGACCCCGACCTGGTGATCCGCACGTCGGGGGAGCAGCGGCTCAGCGGGTTCCTGCTGTGGCAGAGCGCGAACAGCGAGTTCTACTTCTGCGAGGCCCTGTGGCCCGACTTCCGCCGCGTCGACTTCCTCCGCGCCCTGCGGGCCTACGCCGAGCGGGAGCGACGCTTCGGCTCCTGA
- a CDS encoding ABC transporter permease → MFLAIRELVFAKGRFVLMGSVVSLIALLMVLLSGLSVGLVNDGVSGLQRMPVTSFAFQDDVSKDSAFSRSVVDTTAVEDWKDQPGVQEAAPFGNTLVNAESTNGAEIDLALFGIEVDSFLAPEVAEGHGLTGEPDEVVLSSTAADEGVSVGDVLVIEPMGAELTVVGIMEEQNTFGHVDVGYLPLASWQEISSGAGIGEEVPERVYDEITAVAVKGGDDLDLTAGDKAAGTTSMTLEESFGASPGYSAETSTLSLIQGFLYAISALVVGAFFTVLTIQRKQEIAVMRAMGAGTGYLLRDSLFQSMLLLVVSVAVGVGLGLAAGAGLSGTAMPFALEAAPIALASVLLVLLGMLGAGIAVLRITKVDPLTALGGNR, encoded by the coding sequence ATGTTCCTCGCTATCCGCGAACTCGTGTTCGCCAAGGGCCGCTTCGTGCTCATGGGCTCCGTGGTGTCCTTGATCGCCTTGCTCATGGTCCTGCTCTCCGGCTTGTCCGTGGGGCTGGTCAATGACGGGGTCTCGGGCCTGCAGCGCATGCCCGTGACGTCCTTCGCCTTCCAGGACGACGTCTCCAAGGACTCCGCGTTCTCCCGCAGCGTGGTGGACACCACCGCGGTCGAGGACTGGAAGGACCAGCCCGGCGTGCAGGAGGCGGCTCCCTTCGGCAACACCCTGGTCAACGCCGAGTCCACCAACGGGGCCGAGATCGACCTGGCCCTCTTCGGCATCGAGGTCGACTCGTTCCTGGCTCCCGAGGTCGCGGAGGGTCACGGGCTGACCGGGGAGCCCGACGAGGTCGTGCTCAGCTCCACCGCCGCCGACGAAGGCGTCTCGGTGGGCGACGTGCTGGTGATCGAGCCGATGGGCGCCGAGCTCACCGTGGTCGGGATCATGGAGGAGCAGAACACCTTCGGCCACGTCGACGTGGGTTACCTACCCCTGGCCAGCTGGCAGGAGATCAGCAGCGGCGCGGGCATCGGCGAAGAGGTGCCCGAGCGGGTCTACGACGAGATCACCGCGGTCGCCGTCAAGGGAGGCGACGACCTCGACCTGACGGCCGGCGACAAGGCGGCCGGAACCACGTCGATGACGCTGGAGGAGTCCTTCGGCGCCTCGCCGGGCTACTCCGCGGAGACCTCGACCCTGAGCCTGATCCAGGGCTTCCTCTACGCCATCTCCGCCTTGGTCGTCGGCGCCTTCTTCACGGTGCTGACCATCCAGCGCAAGCAGGAGATCGCGGTGATGCGAGCCATGGGTGCCGGTACGGGCTACCTGCTGCGCGACAGCCTGTTCCAGTCGATGCTCCTGCTGGTGGTCTCCGTCGCAGTCGGCGTCGGGCTCGGTCTGGCTGCCGGCGCCGGACTCTCGGGCACGGCCATGCCATTCGCCCTCGAAGCCGCACCGATCGCGCTGGCCAGCGTGCTGCTGGTGCTCCTGGGAATGCTGGGCGCGGGAATCGCCGTGCTGCGCATCACCAAGGTCGACCCCCTCACTGCACTCGGAGGCAACCGATGA
- a CDS encoding ABC transporter ATP-binding protein, which translates to MTAVPSTSAATPALELRDVSLLLGDGDETVTALDSVNLRVEPGKLVAIVGPSGSGKSSLLAVAGGLAKPTSGTALVGGTDLGTASKREVAEVRRTRIGYVFQSGNLVPALTARDQLRLPLTFGRVADPRDPAELLAEVGMSHKVDRRPHQLSGGERQRVGIARALMTRPALLLVDEPTAALDRQRSQEVVALLADESHRHGVATVMVTHDHEVLHHCDEVYEMIDGRLAPVSPSPV; encoded by the coding sequence ATGACCGCCGTACCGTCCACCTCAGCCGCAACCCCCGCCCTGGAGCTGCGCGACGTCTCCCTGCTCCTCGGTGACGGGGACGAGACGGTGACCGCCCTCGACTCGGTGAACCTGCGGGTGGAGCCGGGCAAGCTCGTCGCCATCGTCGGCCCTTCGGGGTCCGGCAAGTCCAGCCTGCTGGCGGTGGCCGGCGGGCTGGCCAAGCCCACCTCGGGAACCGCCCTCGTCGGCGGCACCGACCTGGGGACCGCGAGCAAGCGGGAGGTCGCCGAGGTGCGCCGGACCCGGATCGGCTACGTCTTCCAGAGCGGCAACCTGGTGCCGGCGCTGACCGCACGGGACCAGCTGCGACTGCCGCTGACCTTCGGTCGGGTGGCGGACCCGCGCGACCCGGCCGAGCTGCTGGCGGAGGTCGGGATGTCGCACAAGGTGGACCGGCGTCCGCACCAGCTCTCCGGTGGCGAGCGCCAGCGAGTCGGCATCGCCCGGGCACTGATGACCCGGCCGGCCCTGCTGCTGGTCGACGAGCCCACCGCGGCCCTGGACCGTCAGCGCAGCCAGGAGGTCGTCGCCCTGCTCGCCGACGAGAGCCACCGGCACGGTGTCGCCACGGTCATGGTGACCCACGACCACGAGGTGCTGCACCACTGCGACGAGGTCTACGAGATGATCGACGGGCGGCTGGCGCCGGTGAGCCCCTCACCGGTGTGA
- a CDS encoding TetR/AcrR family transcriptional regulator, producing the protein MPKIQAATVAEHRGRQVRALLDAARALLAETGQAPALGAVGARAGLARSSVYQYFDSREDLLAAVVADVFPDWARQVREQVDAAETPGARVWAYVQANVHLFASSEQAVARALAAVVEPRLLKAPMEAFHRQLQEPLLAALTELGEARPQQVAELIDSMVMQVSRSLAASTAEAAATVRADALNLLGRLLHGYLGLEPPDSGPDSGPDSGPDSGPDSGPDSEPDSGA; encoded by the coding sequence GTGCCGAAGATCCAGGCAGCCACGGTGGCGGAGCACCGAGGGCGCCAGGTGCGTGCCCTGCTGGACGCCGCCCGTGCTCTGCTGGCCGAGACCGGACAGGCTCCGGCACTCGGTGCGGTGGGCGCGAGGGCCGGGCTGGCCCGGTCCAGCGTCTACCAGTACTTCGACTCGCGGGAGGACCTGTTGGCGGCCGTGGTCGCCGACGTCTTTCCCGACTGGGCGCGCCAGGTCCGGGAGCAGGTGGACGCTGCTGAGACGCCCGGCGCCCGGGTCTGGGCCTACGTCCAGGCCAATGTCCACCTCTTCGCCAGCTCCGAGCAGGCCGTGGCGCGGGCGTTGGCCGCCGTGGTCGAGCCTCGGCTGCTCAAGGCGCCCATGGAGGCCTTCCACCGCCAGCTCCAGGAGCCGCTCCTCGCGGCGCTCACCGAGCTGGGCGAGGCGCGACCGCAGCAGGTCGCCGAGCTCATCGACTCGATGGTGATGCAGGTGTCGCGGTCCCTGGCGGCCAGCACCGCCGAGGCCGCCGCCACCGTCCGCGCCGACGCCCTGAACCTGCTGGGTCGACTCCTGCACGGCTACCTGGGACTGGAGCCGCCTGACTCCGGGCCTGACTCCGGGCCTGACTCCGGGCCTGACTCCGGGCCTGACTCCGGGCCTGACTCCGAGCCTGACTCCGGGGCCTGA